GTCGCGGCGCTCGCGATGCGTTCTATCATGCACTTCGGATTCTCCATCGGCATCGACGACGAGACGGTGTCGACGGAGGCCCGAGAGCGCATCGACGAAGCAATCGAGTCCGCGTACGACCGCGTGCAGGAACTCATCGAGACGTACGAGAACGGCGACCTCGAGTCGCTGCCGGGCCGCACCGTCGACGAGACCCTGGAGATGAAGATTATGCAGACCCTCGGGAAGGCTCGTGACTCCGCCGGCGACGTCGCCGAGGAGAACTTCGACGAGGACAACCCGGCGGTCGTGATGGCGAACTCCGGCGCGCGTGGGTCGATGCTGAACCTCACGCAGATGGCCGGCTGCGTCGGCCAGCAGGCAGTCCGGGGCGAGCGCATCAACCGCGGGTACGAGGACCGAACGCTCTCGCACTTCAAGCCCAACGACCTCTCCAGCGAGGCTCACGGCTTCGTGGAGAACTCCTACACGAGCGGGCTGACGCCCAAGGAGTTCTTCTTCCACGCGATGGGGGGCCGCGAGGGGCTGGTGGACACGGCAGTCCGCACCTCGAAGTCCGGCTACCTGCAGCGCCGTCTCATCAACGCGCTCTCCGAACTGGAGACGCAGTACGACGGCACCGTCCGGGACACCTCGGACACCATCGTGCAGTTCGAGTTCGGCGAGGACGGCACCTCGCCGGTAGAGGTGGCGTCGGACGCCGAGACCGAAATCGACGTGGAGTCCATCGCGGACCGCATCGTGGAGTCCGAGTTCGACAGCGAGGACGAGAAAGAGGAGTTCCTCGGCGTGCAGGAGCCGCCGACGAATCTCTCCGAGCACGGTGCGAGCTGGGAGGTGGAGTCCGATGACTGACGCCTTCGAAGCCATCGTCGAAGACACGGAGTTGCCGCGACGCCTGAAAGACCGCGTCCTCGAGACCATCGAGGGCCGGGACGGCGTCACCGAGTCGCAGGCCGAGGAAATCGCGGCGGCCGTCGAGGCGCAGTACCTCGACACGCGCGTCGACCCCCTCGACCCGGTCGGCACCGTCTCCGCGCAGTCCATCGGGGAGCCGGGGACGCAGATGACGATGAACACGTTCCACTACGCGGGCGTCGCGGAGATGGACGTGACACAGGGCCTGCCGCGGCTCATCGAACTCGTGGACGCGCGGAAGACGCCGGACACGCCGGTGATGAACGTGTTCCTCGAGGACGAGTACGCAGAGGAGCGCGAGCGCGCCCACGAGGTCGTCTGGAAGCTGGAGGCGACGAAGATTCTGGCGCTCGGGGACATCTCCACGAACGTCGCGGACATGGTCGTCCGCATCGACCTGAACGAGGACACGCTCCAGGAGCGCTGGCCGCGGGTCGACAACACCACCGAAATCGCGGGCGAAATCGCCGAGACCATCGAGGGGAGCCTCGGCGTGAAGGTGACCCAGGAGGGCACCGTTCTGGAGTTCGGCCCGAGCGAGCCGTCCTACCGCGAACTGCTCCAGCTCGTCGAGCAGCTCCGGGACATCGTGTTCAAAGGCATCGAGGACGTCTCCCGCGTCGTCATCCGCCGCGAGGAGATGGACGACGGGCACGAGGAGTTCGTCCTCTACACCGAGGGGTCGGCGTTCAAGAAGGCGCTGAACATCGAGGGCGTGGACGCGTCGCGGACGACGTGTAACAACATCCACGAGGTCCACAAGACCCTCGGCATCGAGGCGGCCCGCGAGGCCATCATCGACGAGACGATGACCACCCTCGAGGAGCAGGGTCTCGGCGACGTGAACATCCGCCACCTGATGTTGGTCGCGGACATCATGACCAACGACGGCACCATCGAGTCCATCGGCCGGCACGGCATCTCCGGCAACAAGGACTCCGTGCTGGCGCGTGCGGCGTTCGAGGTGACGGTGAACCACCTCCTCGACGCCGCCATCTACGGGGAGGCCGACGACCTCGACGGCGTCATCGAGAACGTCATCGTCGGGAAGCCGGTGCGGCTCGGCACCGGGGACGTGAACCTCCGGATGGGCGCCGGCAAGGGCGACTGATGACGGTCCGGCTCTCCGACGAGGCGCGCCGTCTCATCGCCGCGTTCGAGGACGAAACCGACGCGACGGCCGTGGACTGCGTCGTCGACGACGACCGCGGGCGCGTCGTGTTCGTCGTGACCGCCGGCGAGATGGGGTCGGCCATCGGTCCGGGCGGTAGCCGCGTCGAGGAGCTGGAGGAGAAACTCGGCCGGGACGTAATGCTGGTGGAGGACGCGCCGACGGCGGAGGGGTTCGTGGCGAACGCGCTCTCGCCGGCGGCGGTGTACAACGTCACCATCAGCGAGAACGACACGACGGTGGCGTACGCGGAGGTCGCCCACGACGACAAGGGCGTCGCCATCGGCGCGGACGGCCAGAACATCGAGACCGCGAAGGAACTGGCCAAGCGTCACTTCGACGTCGACGACATCCAGTTGACGTGAGGGGGCGGGGCACGGTCGCCCCGTAGCCGTTCCTTACTCGGGTAGTCGCCGCATAGCAACGGCGTTCGCCCGCCACCGTGGTGGCGTGTTCGCGAGTTGGGAGCAGATAGCGGTGACCGTCGGGACGACCGTCGTGGTAGCCGCCGGCGCGTATCTCGCGGTGGTGTGGCTAGTGACGCCGGGCGTGGTTCGGGCGGTCAGGGCGCGGAATCCGCGCAACGAGACGCTCGTGAACGCGGTTCGGGCGTACGGGCGGGTCGTCGGGGTGGTGGCGGCGGCGGTGGCGGCGCTGGTCGCGTCGGGCTACGGGTGGGTGCTCTCGGAGTCGGCCGTCGTCGTGGCAGCGGCGACGCTGGCGGTCGGCGTCGCGGGACAGGACGTGTTCGAGAACGTCGTGAGCGGGGGGTTCCTCGTCGCAGACCGGAACTTCAACGTCGGCGACTGGGTGGCGTGGGGCGAGGGGACGGGCGGCGTCGTGGAGGTCGTCGGATTCAGGTCGACGCGCGTGCGGACGGCGGCGAACGAAATCGTGACCGTGCCGAACGCGGAGTTGGCGACGCGGGCGGTGCGGGCGCCGTACGCTCGCGGTCGGTACCGGACGGCCGTCTCGGTGGCGGTGGCACACGACGCCGACCTCGCGGCGGCGACCGACGCGGCGGGCGAGGCGGCGGCGGGCGTGCCGGACGTGGCGTCGTCGCCGCCGCCGGAGACCCTCGCCTCGTTCGGGGACGGCGTCGTGGTGTTGACCGTCCGCGTCTGGATTCGGGAGCCGACGCACGCCGAGGTGGCCCGCGTGGAGTCGCGGTTGACGCGAGCGGTCCGGGATGCGCTGGCGGACGCGGGGGTGGACGCGAGTCCGACGCCCGGTCGGGAGCTTTCGGGGCGCGTCACGGTGAATTCGGTCGAGTCGTGACGGAACCGGAAAAGGAGTGGTTTAAGTGGCTCCATCGGGTAATCGGCGGTATGGCGAACGGCAAGTACGCCGCTCGGAAACTCAAGAACGACCGCCAGAAGCACCGGTGGTCGGACTCTGAGTACGCGCGGCGAGAGCGGGGGCTCGGCGAGAAGTCCGACCCCCTCGACGGCGCACCGCAGGGACGAGGTATCGTCCTGGAAAAGATTGGCATCGAAGCCAAGCAGCCGAACTCCGCGATTCGGAAGTGCGTTCGGGTGCAGCTCATCAAGAACGGGAAGCAGGTCACTGCGTTCCTGCCGGGTGACGGCGCGGTGTCCTTCATCGACGAGCACGACGAAGTCACCATCGCCGGCATCGGCGGCGCGAAGGGTCGCGCGATGGGTGACCTCGGTGGTGTGAACTACAAGGTCGAGAAGGTCAACGGCGTCTCGCTCGAAGAACTGGTTCGCGGTAACGCGGAGAAGCCGGTCAGATAACATGAGCGAGGAAGAAGCCCCAGAACCCGACGCGCCCGCTGGTACCGACGACGAGGACGTCGACGCGCAGCTCTTCGGCAAGTGGGACGTGACGGGCATCCAGTACGCGGACCCGAGCACCCGTCGCTACCTCTCCGTGACGCCGGTCGCCCACACGATGGGCCGACACGCGTCCAAGCAGTTCCAGAAGAGCGAGATTAGCGTCGTCGAGCGTCTCGCGAACCGTCTGATGAAGACGGGCGACAACACGGGCAAGAAGCAGAAGGCCCTCAAAATCGTGGACGACGCGTTCGACCAGGTCGCCGACCGCACGGACGAGAATCCGGTGCAGGTGCTGGTGACCGCGGTCGAGAACGCGGCGCCCCGTGAGGAGACCGTCCGCCTGAAGTACGGCGGTATCTCGGTCCCGCAGGCCGTCGACGTGGCGCCCCAGCGTCGCGTCGACCAGGGTCTGAAGTTCATCGCCGACGGCGCGTACTCGGCGTCGTTCAAGTCGCCGACGGACGCGGCCGAGGCGCTGGCGAACCAGCTCATCGGCGCGGCCGACTACGACGTGCAGACGTACGCGGTCGGGCAGAAAGAAGAGAAGGAACGCGTCGCCGCCGCGGCGCGGTAAGTCGGTTCTTCTCCCCCTCCCGCTCTCCGAGCCGGTAGGCGTGAGGCCGCCGCGCAGATTCTTTAGGCCAGCCTAATTCGGTACTGTTTTAGGCTAGCCTAAAACTTCTGTGGCATGGACGATTCGCGCCGCCGATTCCTCGCCGCCGCCTCCACAGCGACGGCGTTCGGCCTCGCTGGCTGTCTCGCTTCCGGGAGTCGCCCGGACGACGACCTGCGACACGACCCGACTGCGTGGAGTGGCTACGACCCAGACTGGACAGCGCCGAGCACCGCGCCCGCGATGGACGTCGTCGCCGAGGACGTGCTCACCGGCCTGAAAGTGCCGTGGGACGTGACGTTCGCGCCCGACGGCACGCTGTTCGTCACCGAGCGCGTCGGCCGGATTCGGCGCTTCGACGGCGACGAACTGTCGACGGTCACCGAGCCGGCGGACGCCATCGACGTATCGGCTGTCGACGACGAACCCCACGACACACCGTACTACGAGCGCTGGTGGGTGGCAGGCGGCGAGGGCGGGACCCTCGGCGTCGCCGTCCACCCCGAGTACCCGGACCCCGGCTGGCTGTACGTCTACTACACGGCGACCGACGGCGGCGACTGGGAGAACCGCGTCGCGCGCTACGACGCCACCGCCGACGACCCCGCGAGCACGCACGAGATTCTCGTCGACGGCATCCCCGCGGACAAAGTCCACAACGGCGGTCGGCTCGCGTTCGGCCCGGACAACTACCTCTGGATTACCACCGGCGACGCCGGGAACGGACCGGACGCCCAGGACCCGCAGTCGCTGGCGGGGAAGGTGCTCCGCGTGCAGGCGACGGGCGCGCCCGCCGAAGACAACCCACGGAAGGACGGCTGGGACGACCGCGTCTACACGCTCGGCCACCGGAATCCCCAGTGCATCACGTGGCTCCCGGACGCGACGCCCGTGCTGACCGAGCACGGGACGAGCGGCCTCGACGAGGTGAACGTCCTCGAAGCCGGAGGGAACTACGGTTGGCCCGAAGTCCGGAAACCGGCGGCGTACCGCGGCCGTCCCGAATTCGACCGACCGGTCCTGAGCACGGCGTTCGAGGACTCGTGGGCGCCCACCGGCGGGACGTTCTACACGGGCGACGCCGTGCCCGAGTGGCAGAACCGCCTCGTGTTCGGCCAACTCATCGCCCAGCGCGTCGGTGTCGCGTCGTTGACGCCCGACGACCAGGAGCGGCCCCCAGCGGCGGGCGGCGAGCGATTCGACGCGGACTGGCTGGCCGACGACTACGACGCGACGGCGTGGCACACGCTCCGGTCGCTGGGGCGCGTCCGATGTGTCGCCGAGGGGCCGGACGGCGAACTGTACGCCACTACGTCGAACCGCGACGGCCGCGCACGCGAGGGGTTCCCGAAAGAAGGGGACGACCGACTGGTGCGGATTTGCCCGGCCGAGTAGGCAGTCGGCGGCCGGCCCCGTCAGTCAGTCGGCGGCCGGCCCCGTCGTGGTTTCCTGTGCGTCGACGTAGGTGCGGATGGCGTCGACGAGGCCGCGCCGGCAGTCGCTCTCGTCGGGGTCGCGGGCGAGCGCGCCGAATCGCTCGCGGAAGCCGTCCACGTCGATTTCGGGGGCGTCCTCGCCGGCGGCGTGCGCGAGGTCGTAGATGCGGTGGTCGCCGGGGACGGCGTCGTGGCGTTCGAGGAGCGCGAGCGCGAACGCCGCGTTCACCGCCGTCATCGACGGGTCGGCGCCCGCAGTGAGGCGCTGGCCGCTGGGCTGGCCCGGCGTCGGGCGGTCGGCGACGGCGGCCGCGAGTTCGGATTCGAGGAACGTCACGAGTTTGTCCGTCGGGCCGACCGAGAGCGTGATGTCGTCGGCGTAGATGTCCTTGACGTGGTTGGCAATCTGATAGCAGTGCGCGAGCACGCGGCGCTCGACCTCGCGGCCGGTGAGCGCGAGGAAGAGGACTTCGTCCATCGAGAGGACGTGACTCGGGTGGGCGTCCTCGTGGCGACGCATGTGCGCGAACTCGTGGAGCGCGAGTTCGCGAGCCATCACGCTGGTGGCGGCCTGCCGGGAGATGTTGAGGACGTGGTGGTCGTCGTAGTGGCCGGCCCACGTGCGCTCGTCGGGGTTCTCTCGCACGCGGACGTGGACGGGGTGGTCGAGGTCGTGGGCCGTCTCGAACACGTCGCGGGCGCCGAGGAAGGGGGCCGAGGGACCGGGTCCGGTGACGCGCAACTCCATGATACAATTTACCAAGGGAGTTCCGACAAAGACTCTTACGCCACCGGCAGCCCCCCGAACCGAACTCTGTAATCTGGGGCCGTACAGGCGTGTTCCGGCGTACCGTGGTCCACGCAAAACACTATCCTTTTGAACCCGCTGGCAGTATGAATCCCCAATGGGCCGACGAAAGAAGATTGTCGAACAGTGCGAACGGCTGATGGACGAACCGAAGCAAATTCGGAACATCGCCATCGCCGCGCACGTCGACCACGGGAAGACGACGCTCACTGACAACCTCCTCGCCGGCGCCGGCATGATTTCGCAGGACACCGCGGGCGAACAGCTCGCGATGGACACCGAGGAGGACGAGCAGGAGCGCGGTATCACCATCGACGCGGCGAACGTCTCGATGACCCACGAGTACGAGGACGAGGACCACCTCATCAACCTCATCGACACGCCGGGCCACGTCGACTTCGGCGGCGACGTGACCCGCGCGATGCGCGCCGTCGACGGCGCGCTCGTCGTCGTGGACGCCGTCGAGGGCGCGATGCCCCAGACGGAGACGGTCGTGCGGCAGGCGCTCCGCGAGGGCGTCAAGCCCGCGCTGTTCATCAACAAGGTCGACCGCCTCATCTCCGAACTGCAGGAGGGTCCCGAGGAGATGCAAGAGCGCCTGCTCTCTGTCATCCACGAGGTCAACGAGCTCATCCGCGGCATGACCGAGGAGATGGACGACATCGAGGACTGGACGGTCTCCGTCGAGGACGGCACCGTCGGCTTCGGTTCCGCGCTCTACAAGTGGGGCGTCTCGATGCCGTCGATGCAGCGCACCGGCATGGACTTCGGCGACATCATGGACCTCGAGCGCAACGACAAGCGCCAGGAACTCCACGAGCGCACGCCGCTCTCGGACGTCGTGCTCGACATGGTCTGTGAGCACTTCCCGGACCCCATCGACGCCCAGCCTCGCCGCATCCCGCGCATCTGGCGCGGCGACAACGAGAGCGAAATCGCGGAGGGCATGCAGCTCGTCGACGAGAACGGCGAAGTCGTCCTGATGGTCACCGACATCGGTATCGACCCGCACGCCGGCGAAATCGCCGCGGGTCGCGTCTTCTCCGGCACCATCGAGAAGGGCCAGGAACTGTACGTCTCCGGCACCGCGGGCAAGAACCGCGTGCAGAGCGTCGGCATCTACATGGGCGGCGAGCGCGAGGAAGTCGAGCACGTCCCCGCCGGGAACATCGCGGCCGTCACCGGCCTCAAGGACGCCATCGCGGGCTCCACCGTCTCCAGCGTCGAGATGACGCCGTTCGAGTCCATCGAACACATCTCGGAGCCGGTCATCACGAAGTCCATCGAGGCACAGAACATGGACGACCTGCCGAAGCTCATCGAGACGCTTCGACAAGTCTCCAAGGAGGACCCGACCATCTCCATCGAGATCAACGAGGACACCGGCGAACACCTCATCTCCGGGCAGGGCGAACTCCACCTGGAAGTCCAGACCCAGCGCATCGAGCGCAACCAGGGCATCCCGGTGAACACAGGCGAACCCATCGTCGTCTACCGCGAGACGCCCACCACGTCCTCCCAGGAGGTCGAGGGCGTCTCCCCGAACCGCCACAACAAGTTCTACATCACCGTCGACCCGCTCAGCGACGAGGTTCTCGACAAACTCCGCCTCGGCGACGTCTCCATGGACATGCCCGAGCAGGAACGCCGCGAAGTCCTGCAGGACGCCGGCATGGACAAGGAGACCTCCCAGAACGTCGAGAACATCATCGGGAAGAACATCTTCATCGACGACACGAAGGGTATCCAGCACCTGAACGAGACGATGGAACTCGTCGTGGACGGCCTCCAGGACTCCCTCGAAGACGGCCCGCTCGCCGCGGAACCCGTCGAGGGCGCCCTCATCCGTCTCCACGACGCGCGCCTCCACGAGGACGCCATCCACCGCGGTCCCGCACAGGTCATCCCGGCGACGCGTGACGCCGTCCACCGCGCGCTCATCGACGCCGAGATTCGCCTCCTCGAACCGATTCAGGACGTCCGCATCGACGTGCCCTCGGAGCACATGGGCGCCGCGTCCGGCGAGATTCAGGGCCGCCGCGGCCGCGTCGACGACATGTACCAGGAGGGCGACCTCATGGTCGTCGAAGGCATCGCACCGGTCGACGAGATGATCGGCTTCTCCAGTGACATCCGCTCCGCGACCGAGGGTCGCGCGTCGTGGAACACGGAGAACGCCGGCTTCCGCGTCATGGCCGACAACCTTCAGCCGGAGATTATCGACGAGATTCGCCAGCGCAAGGGCATGAAGACGGAACTGCCCGAGAGCATCAACTACTTCTAAACGCTCGCTCGACGCGGTTCTCTCCTCTCTGTCTCCACCCCTCGACGGGGTGTCTTCAGCGTTCGAACAGCGGTAGGATTTGACCGAGCCGAAGGCTTATACCGTGGACGCGCCCCATCTCGGGGCATGCACGCACGGCGACGCACCACGCGTGGCATCGGCACGGAGCGACGGCAGTCTCGCTTCCGGCCGACAACAGTCGGTGCGTCGGCCGTGGAGGGCCGCGATGAGTGACACCGCGGACCGCGCGCACACCCTCCGGTTGGAACTCGTCGACGAGCCCGGGGAGTTGTTGCGCGCGCTCGCACCCATCGCGGAGAACGGCGGGAACCTCCTCTCTATCTTCCACGAGCGCGGGTCGCTGACGCCCCGCGGACACATCCCCGTGGAGGTGGACTTGGAGTGTGCGCCCGAGCGCTTCGACCAGATAATCGACGCGCTCCGGGACGCGGGCGTGACGGTCATCGCGGCGGACGCCGAGCGGTACGGCGAAGCAGTGACCGTCCTGCTCGTCGGCGACCTCGTGGAGACGGACCTCTCGGACACCCTCAGAGAGCTGGAGACGTGTTCGAGCGCGTCGGTCGCGGACTTCTCGCTGACCGCGGACGCGGGCACCGACGGCGTGTCGAGTGCGCGCCTGCGGCTCGCCATCGAGTCCGGGAGCGTCGAGCGCGCGCTCGCGACGGTTCGGGACGTGGCCGCCGAGAAAGACCTCTCGGTCGTCGAGCCGCTCGTGGGGGAAGCATGAGACTGGCCGTCCTGGGCGCCGGCGCCGTCGGCCGGTCGGTCGCCGACCTCGCGAGCGAGTACGGGCACACGGTGACGGCGCTCGCCGACTCCGCGAGCGCCGTGGTCGACGCGGACGGCGTGGACGTGGACGCGGCGCTCGACCGGAAGCGGGGGGATGGAACGGTTGGAGACGCCGACCCGGCGGACGCGTTAGCCGCCGACTACGACGCGCTCGTGGAGGCGACGCCGACGACGCTCGGCGACGCCCAGCCCGGCTTCGGGCACGTGCGGGCGGCACTCGAAGCCGACCGGCACGTCGTCCTCGCGAACAAGGGGCCGGTGGCGGAGCGCTACGACGAGGTGCGCGCGCTCGAACGCGAGAGCGCGGGCGAGGTGTTGTTCGAGGCGACCGTCGCGGGCGCCATTCCCGCACTCTCGACGATTGCGGGGCTCGGGCCGGAGCGCGTCACGGGCGCACGCGGCGTCTTGAACGGGACGGCGAACTTCATTCTCACGCGAATGGCCGCCGAGGGGCTGTCCTACGAACACGTCCTCTCGGAGGCCCAAGACCTCGGTGTGGCGGAAGCAGACCCGACGTTCGACGTGGAGGGGACGGACGCGGCGTTGAAGTGCGCCATCCTCGCGAACGTCCTCCACGGCGGCGGCTACTCGCTGGCCGACGTGGCCGTCGAGGGAATCACGGACCTGCCGCCGAGCGCGCTGGAACTCGCCGCCGAAGACGGCCGGACGGTGCGTCTCGTCGGCGAAGTGACCGGCGGGGAGGCGCGCGTCGGGCCGCGGCTCGTGCCGGAGAACGACACGCTCGCGGTTTCGGGGACGATGAACATCGTCCAGTTGGAGACCGAGCACGCCGGCCGACTGAACCTCTCGGGGCGCGGGGCGGGCGGGCCCGAAACGGCGACCGCGGTGCTCGCCGACGTGGACCGGCTCTCGTAGTCCGCCGGACAGTCGAACGCGACTGCCACGTCGCTCGGCGGGAAACGTGTCCGCGAACGAGTCGGGGTTAGTGCGCGACTACGGTCGGCCCCTCCGCGGGCCAATTCGTGTGCCGTGTTCCCACAAACCCCTAGCGGGCGGCGGGTTCGGGCTGAAGCCGTACCGAAATGGTTTTAATGCGAACTGCCGAATACATTCCACAGAGCGCGCCTTTCGCGCGATATCCGACCATGAGCGACAAACCGCACCAGAACTTGGCCGTCATCGGCCACGTCGACCACGGGAAGAGCACGATGGTCGGGCGTCTCCTCTACGAGACGGGGAGTGTGCCCGAGCACGTCATCGAACAGCACAAAGAAGAGGCCGAGGAGAAGGGCAAGGGCGGCTTCGAGTTCGCCTACGTCATGGACAACCTCGCCGAAGAGCGTGAGCGCGGTGTCACCATCGACATCGCCCACCAGGAGTTCGACACCGACGAGTACTACTTCACCATCGTCGACTGTCCGGGTCACCGCGACTTCGTCAAGAACATGATTACGGGCGCGTCCCAGGCGGACAACGCCGTCCTCGTCGTCGCCGCCGACGACGGTGTGGCGCCCCAGACCCGCGAGCACGTGTTCCTCTCGCGAACGCTCGGCATCGACGAGCTCATCGTCGCCGTCAACAAGATGGACGTCGTCGACTACGACGAGTCCGAGTACAAGCAGGTCGTCTCCGACGTGAAGGACCTGTTCGGTCAGGTCGGCTTC
The nucleotide sequence above comes from Halobacterium litoreum. Encoded proteins:
- the rpoA2 gene encoding DNA-directed RNA polymerase subunit A'', whose translation is MTDAFEAIVEDTELPRRLKDRVLETIEGRDGVTESQAEEIAAAVEAQYLDTRVDPLDPVGTVSAQSIGEPGTQMTMNTFHYAGVAEMDVTQGLPRLIELVDARKTPDTPVMNVFLEDEYAEERERAHEVVWKLEATKILALGDISTNVADMVVRIDLNEDTLQERWPRVDNTTEIAGEIAETIEGSLGVKVTQEGTVLEFGPSEPSYRELLQLVEQLRDIVFKGIEDVSRVVIRREEMDDGHEEFVLYTEGSAFKKALNIEGVDASRTTCNNIHEVHKTLGIEAAREAIIDETMTTLEEQGLGDVNIRHLMLVADIMTNDGTIESIGRHGISGNKDSVLARAAFEVTVNHLLDAAIYGEADDLDGVIENVIVGKPVRLGTGDVNLRMGAGKGD
- a CDS encoding NusA-like transcription termination signal-binding factor → MTVRLSDEARRLIAAFEDETDATAVDCVVDDDRGRVVFVVTAGEMGSAIGPGGSRVEELEEKLGRDVMLVEDAPTAEGFVANALSPAAVYNVTISENDTTVAYAEVAHDDKGVAIGADGQNIETAKELAKRHFDVDDIQLT
- a CDS encoding mechanosensitive ion channel domain-containing protein, whose amino-acid sequence is MFASWEQIAVTVGTTVVVAAGAYLAVVWLVTPGVVRAVRARNPRNETLVNAVRAYGRVVGVVAAAVAALVASGYGWVLSESAVVVAAATLAVGVAGQDVFENVVSGGFLVADRNFNVGDWVAWGEGTGGVVEVVGFRSTRVRTAANEIVTVPNAELATRAVRAPYARGRYRTAVSVAVAHDADLAAATDAAGEAAAGVPDVASSPPPETLASFGDGVVVLTVRVWIREPTHAEVARVESRLTRAVRDALADAGVDASPTPGRELSGRVTVNSVES
- a CDS encoding 30S ribosomal protein S12; the protein is MANGKYAARKLKNDRQKHRWSDSEYARRERGLGEKSDPLDGAPQGRGIVLEKIGIEAKQPNSAIRKCVRVQLIKNGKQVTAFLPGDGAVSFIDEHDEVTIAGIGGAKGRAMGDLGGVNYKVEKVNGVSLEELVRGNAEKPVR
- a CDS encoding 30S ribosomal protein S7 gives rise to the protein MSEEEAPEPDAPAGTDDEDVDAQLFGKWDVTGIQYADPSTRRYLSVTPVAHTMGRHASKQFQKSEISVVERLANRLMKTGDNTGKKQKALKIVDDAFDQVADRTDENPVQVLVTAVENAAPREETVRLKYGGISVPQAVDVAPQRRVDQGLKFIADGAYSASFKSPTDAAEALANQLIGAADYDVQTYAVGQKEEKERVAAAAR
- a CDS encoding PQQ-dependent sugar dehydrogenase → MDDSRRRFLAAASTATAFGLAGCLASGSRPDDDLRHDPTAWSGYDPDWTAPSTAPAMDVVAEDVLTGLKVPWDVTFAPDGTLFVTERVGRIRRFDGDELSTVTEPADAIDVSAVDDEPHDTPYYERWWVAGGEGGTLGVAVHPEYPDPGWLYVYYTATDGGDWENRVARYDATADDPASTHEILVDGIPADKVHNGGRLAFGPDNYLWITTGDAGNGPDAQDPQSLAGKVLRVQATGAPAEDNPRKDGWDDRVYTLGHRNPQCITWLPDATPVLTEHGTSGLDEVNVLEAGGNYGWPEVRKPAAYRGRPEFDRPVLSTAFEDSWAPTGGTFYTGDAVPEWQNRLVFGQLIAQRVGVASLTPDDQERPPAAGGERFDADWLADDYDATAWHTLRSLGRVRCVAEGPDGELYATTSNRDGRAREGFPKEGDDRLVRICPAE
- a CDS encoding DUF5781 family protein, yielding MELRVTGPGPSAPFLGARDVFETAHDLDHPVHVRVRENPDERTWAGHYDDHHVLNISRQAATSVMARELALHEFAHMRRHEDAHPSHVLSMDEVLFLALTGREVERRVLAHCYQIANHVKDIYADDITLSVGPTDKLVTFLESELAAAVADRPTPGQPSGQRLTAGADPSMTAVNAAFALALLERHDAVPGDHRIYDLAHAAGEDAPEIDVDGFRERFGALARDPDESDCRRGLVDAIRTYVDAQETTTGPAAD
- a CDS encoding elongation factor EF-2; this encodes MGRRKKIVEQCERLMDEPKQIRNIAIAAHVDHGKTTLTDNLLAGAGMISQDTAGEQLAMDTEEDEQERGITIDAANVSMTHEYEDEDHLINLIDTPGHVDFGGDVTRAMRAVDGALVVVDAVEGAMPQTETVVRQALREGVKPALFINKVDRLISELQEGPEEMQERLLSVIHEVNELIRGMTEEMDDIEDWTVSVEDGTVGFGSALYKWGVSMPSMQRTGMDFGDIMDLERNDKRQELHERTPLSDVVLDMVCEHFPDPIDAQPRRIPRIWRGDNESEIAEGMQLVDENGEVVLMVTDIGIDPHAGEIAAGRVFSGTIEKGQELYVSGTAGKNRVQSVGIYMGGEREEVEHVPAGNIAAVTGLKDAIAGSTVSSVEMTPFESIEHISEPVITKSIEAQNMDDLPKLIETLRQVSKEDPTISIEINEDTGEHLISGQGELHLEVQTQRIERNQGIPVNTGEPIVVYRETPTTSSQEVEGVSPNRHNKFYITVDPLSDEVLDKLRLGDVSMDMPEQERREVLQDAGMDKETSQNVENIIGKNIFIDDTKGIQHLNETMELVVDGLQDSLEDGPLAAEPVEGALIRLHDARLHEDAIHRGPAQVIPATRDAVHRALIDAEIRLLEPIQDVRIDVPSEHMGAASGEIQGRRGRVDDMYQEGDLMVVEGIAPVDEMIGFSSDIRSATEGRASWNTENAGFRVMADNLQPEIIDEIRQRKGMKTELPESINYF
- a CDS encoding amino acid-binding protein codes for the protein MSDTADRAHTLRLELVDEPGELLRALAPIAENGGNLLSIFHERGSLTPRGHIPVEVDLECAPERFDQIIDALRDAGVTVIAADAERYGEAVTVLLVGDLVETDLSDTLRELETCSSASVADFSLTADAGTDGVSSARLRLAIESGSVERALATVRDVAAEKDLSVVEPLVGEA
- a CDS encoding homoserine dehydrogenase; this translates as MRLAVLGAGAVGRSVADLASEYGHTVTALADSASAVVDADGVDVDAALDRKRGDGTVGDADPADALAADYDALVEATPTTLGDAQPGFGHVRAALEADRHVVLANKGPVAERYDEVRALERESAGEVLFEATVAGAIPALSTIAGLGPERVTGARGVLNGTANFILTRMAAEGLSYEHVLSEAQDLGVAEADPTFDVEGTDAALKCAILANVLHGGGYSLADVAVEGITDLPPSALELAAEDGRTVRLVGEVTGGEARVGPRLVPENDTLAVSGTMNIVQLETEHAGRLNLSGRGAGGPETATAVLADVDRLS